Proteins encoded together in one Streptomyces sp. NBC_01216 window:
- a CDS encoding rhodanese-like domain-containing protein gives MTTDASRIAGLTPTALQRLIDSGRGPRVLDVRTPGEFRTVHIPGSYNVPLDTLREHRAELLTHLGEDVVLVCRSGARAAQAEQALAEAGLSNLRVLDGGMMAWEAAGAPVNRGEARWDLERQVRLIAGSIVLVTGVLGVFVPGAHLIGTAIGAGLTFAALGNTCAMGMMLAKLPYNRGPRTDIRTVIASLRDRS, from the coding sequence ATGACGACCGACGCCTCCCGTATCGCCGGCCTCACCCCCACCGCCCTTCAGCGGCTGATCGACAGCGGGCGCGGTCCCCGCGTGCTGGACGTGCGGACCCCGGGCGAGTTCCGGACGGTCCACATCCCCGGTTCCTACAACGTCCCGTTGGACACCCTGCGTGAGCACCGCGCCGAACTCCTGACCCACCTCGGCGAGGACGTCGTCCTTGTCTGTCGTTCCGGTGCCCGCGCTGCCCAGGCCGAGCAGGCCCTTGCCGAGGCCGGTCTGTCGAACCTGCGCGTCCTGGACGGCGGCATGATGGCCTGGGAGGCCGCCGGCGCTCCCGTCAACCGGGGCGAGGCGCGCTGGGACCTGGAGCGCCAGGTCCGCCTGATTGCCGGATCGATCGTGCTCGTCACCGGCGTCTTGGGCGTGTTCGTGCCCGGAGCGCACCTGATCGGCACCGCGATCGGCGCCGGGCTGACGTTCGCCGCGCTCGGCAACACCTGTGCCATGGGCATGATGCTGGCCAAGCTGCCCTACAACCGCGGCCCGCGCACCGACATCCGCACCGTCATCGCCTCCCTGCGGGACCGCTCGTGA
- a CDS encoding MBL fold metallo-hydrolase — MFFAQYYLDCLSQASYMIADETTGKAVVVDPRRDVSEYLADAEARGFTVVGVINTHFHADFVAGHLEMAAETGAWIGYGRRAETEYPIRKLADGETISLGDVTLEIMETPGHTPESISVLVHEHGQDTVPYGVLTGDALFIGDVGRPDLLASVGVTAEELGAMLYDSVQNKLMGLPDEVRIFPAHGAGSACGKNLSTEKQSTVGEQRATNYACAPMSREGFVAIVTAGQSAAPGYFVYDAILNRSERPLFDPAAAPRPLSVEDFTGLRASGAVVVDARDPQEFAAGHLRGSVNVPADGRFAEQAGTVLPADADLLVVAPQNREEEIVTRLARIGFDRVAGYLRSPDDALTALADEVTPAGRLTAAQVRAALAGDNPPVVIDVRNCGERGDNGFIDGALHIALGELPRRLDEVPRDRPLVLHCAGGHRSSIAASLLRHHGFTDVSDILGGYAAWSPLNTPATV; from the coding sequence GTGTTCTTCGCCCAGTACTACCTCGACTGCCTCTCGCAGGCGTCGTACATGATCGCCGACGAGACCACCGGCAAGGCGGTGGTCGTCGACCCCCGCCGGGACGTCTCGGAGTACCTGGCGGATGCCGAGGCTCGCGGCTTCACCGTGGTCGGCGTCATCAACACTCACTTCCACGCGGACTTCGTCGCCGGACACCTCGAGATGGCGGCCGAGACCGGCGCCTGGATCGGCTACGGCCGGCGCGCCGAGACGGAGTACCCGATCCGCAAGCTCGCCGACGGCGAGACGATCAGCCTCGGCGACGTCACCCTGGAGATCATGGAGACCCCCGGGCACACCCCGGAATCGATCAGCGTGCTGGTCCACGAGCACGGCCAGGACACCGTCCCGTACGGCGTGCTTACCGGCGACGCGCTCTTCATCGGCGACGTGGGCCGCCCCGACCTGCTCGCCTCCGTCGGTGTCACCGCCGAGGAACTCGGCGCCATGCTCTACGACAGTGTCCAGAACAAGCTGATGGGCCTGCCGGACGAGGTGCGGATCTTCCCCGCGCACGGCGCCGGATCCGCCTGCGGCAAGAACCTTTCGACGGAGAAGCAGTCCACCGTCGGCGAGCAGCGTGCCACCAACTACGCCTGCGCGCCCATGTCGCGGGAGGGCTTCGTGGCGATCGTGACCGCCGGTCAGTCCGCTGCTCCCGGCTACTTCGTCTACGACGCGATCCTGAACCGCAGTGAGCGACCGCTGTTCGATCCGGCCGCCGCACCGAGGCCGCTGAGTGTCGAGGACTTCACCGGCCTCCGCGCCTCCGGCGCCGTGGTGGTCGACGCTCGTGACCCGCAGGAGTTCGCCGCCGGACACCTGCGCGGCTCGGTGAACGTGCCGGCCGACGGCCGCTTCGCCGAGCAGGCCGGCACCGTCCTGCCCGCCGACGCCGACCTGCTGGTCGTCGCCCCGCAGAATCGCGAGGAGGAGATCGTCACGCGCCTGGCCCGGATCGGCTTCGACCGCGTGGCCGGATACCTACGCTCTCCGGATGACGCCCTGACCGCCCTGGCCGACGAGGTCACCCCGGCCGGCCGCCTCACCGCCGCCCAGGTCCGTGCCGCGCTGGCGGGCGACAACCCGCCGGTCGTCATCGACGTCCGCAACTGCGGCGAGCGCGGAGACAACGGTTTCATCGACGGCGCTCTGCACATCGCGCTCGGCGAGCTGCCCCGCCGCCTAGACGAGGTTCCCCGCGACCGGCCCCTGGTCCTGCACTGCGCGGGCGGCCACCGCTCCTCGATCGCCGCGAGCCTGCTGCGCCACCACGGCTTCACCGACGTCTCGGACATCCTCGGCGGCTACGCCGCCTGGTCGCCACTGAACACCCCCGCGACCGTCTGA